In Desulfovulcanus ferrireducens, the genomic window GCCCTCGCAATGACAATCTCGCTCCTGTCATTGCGAGTGGAACAAAGTGTAGCGAAGCAATCTCAAAGTTTGAACTGCAAAATAATTGCTCAATTTAAACTATAGATAGTTATGGTAAGTCTCGCAAAATGTTTAGCCTAATCACCCCGATGCTCTGTCTTTTTCGCAGGCAAAACTCAAGATTGGGTTATCCGAGCCGTTTTGTAATGCATTTCAGAAACCATGACTTTCAATCAGCGGTTAAAATAGGGTTCGGCCATAGGTTCTAAAGGAGCATGTGAATGAGGATACTACATGTTTTGAGTCAGCGCCCTGATTCAACCGGAAGCGGTATCTATATCCGGGCCATGATCAGGGAGGCTATTAAAAAGGGATACAAGAATTATCTATTGGCAGGGTTGCCAAAAGGGGAAGATTTAACCGATTTTGAACTGGCTCCAAAATGCTCTTCTTATGTCTATTTTCAAGGCCAGGACCTTTCTTTTCCCATTGTGGGTATGAGCGATGTCATGCCTTACCCCAGTAAACGGTTTTGCGATTTAAGCAGCGACGAACTGGAAGCCTATGAAAAATGTTTTGCTGCCAAACTCGAGAACATGGTGCAAACCTTTAAACCTGATATTATCCACACCCATCACTTGTGGCTGGTATCAGCTCTTGTGCGGGAGCTTTTCCCCCATTTACCCCAGGTAACTACCTGTCATGGATCTGATCTGCGCCAGTTCCAAAATTGTCCTCATCTGCAAGAAAGGGTCTTGGGTCCATGCCAAAAAATTGATGCGGTTTTGGCTTTAAGTCGAGCGCAAAAAGATGATATTGTTCGTTTTTATCAGATTGAAGAGAGAAAAATTCATGTGGTCGGTGCAGGGTACAATGATGATTTGTTCTGTCCGGAGATAAAGCCAACTCCTCCACCGGTACATTTGGTCTATGCTGGAAAACTCAGCCGAGCAAAGGGTGTTCCGTGGTTGTTGAGGGCTCTTTTAAGGCTGTTGGATGATGGAGAAGAATTTGTCTTACATCTTGTCGGGGGCGGCAGCGGGACAGAAAAGGAAACTTGCTTAAAGCTGGCTGAAAAGTTTGGTCCCAGGTGCAGGGTTTATGGCCTGATTTCACAGCAAGAGTTGGCCAGGGTCTTGAAACAAGGCCATATCTTTATTCTTCCTTCATTTTTTGAGGGCCTGCCTTTAGTCTTGTTGGAGGCCCTGGCATGTGGCTGTCGTTTAGTAGCCACGAATTTGCCCGGAGTACTGGAGGTGCTGGGTAGAAATAGAAAAGTTAGCGGTTATATTAGTCTTGTTCCTCTACCCAGGCTTCAGCAGGTCGATGTTCCTGTTCAAGAGGACGAAGAGAAATTTATCCATGACCTTGTTCAGTGCTTAAAAAAGCAAATCAGAGGCGCACAAAGAGAACCTCAATTAGATTTGACCAAGGTCGGGGACTTATTAAAATTTTATTCCTGGTCAGCAGTGTTTGCCCGCGTGGAAAAGGTGTATGATTTAGTGCTCAAATCATAAGGGGCATTACTTGATCCATTTAAGGACCTGTTCTGTAAAGTAGGAAAGAATCAGGTCTGCCCCAGCCCGCTTAATGGAAATCAGGCTCTCCATAACTATACCTTTTTCATCCACCCAGTTTTGGGCCGCAGCTGCCTTGATCAAGCTATACTCTCCACTGACCTGATAAGCTGCTACCGGGACAAAAAAATTATCTCTTATTTTGCGTACGATATCCAGGTAAGGCAGGGCAGGTTTGACCATAATAATATCTGCACCCTCGTCGATATCTGCCTGGGCCTCACGCATGGCTTCTACTGAATTGGCCGGGTCCATTTGATAGGATCTGCGATCCCCAAATTGCGGAGCGCTTCCTGCAGCATCACGAAATGGTCCGTAAAAGCTTGATGCGTATTTGACCGCATAGGACATGATGGGGATTTCAGTATAACCGTTTTCATCCAAGATAGCTCTTATGGCCTGAATCCGTCCGTCCATCATGTCCGATGGCGCAACCATGTCTGCCCCTGCCCGGACATGGGAGAGGGCAGTTTGGCCCAGGAGTTTTAGAGTAGGGTCATTTTGTACATACCTGTCTTTTATCAGCCCACAATGACCATGTGACGTATATTCACACAAGCAGACATCAGTGATGACAACAAGCTGGGGATATTTATCCTTGATAGCCTTTACTGCCTGCTGGATAATTCCGTTTTCAGCATAAGCTTGGCTTCCTGTCTCATCTTTATGGGCAGGAATTCCAAAGAGGATCAAGCTTTTGAGCCCATTGTCCACTGCCTGGCCAATCTTATCCAGAAGCTTGGGTATTGACAGCTGATATTGTCCAGGCATGGAAGGAACTTCACAGGCAAAGTTTTTGTCTTCAGTCTCGACCACAAAATAGGGTTGAATCAGGTCTTTGGGCCTGATCTCTGTTTCCCGAACTAGTTCCCGGATCTCGGTTGTACGCCTGAGTCTTCGTCCCCGATAAAAGCCAGACATGTTTTTTCTCTCCCTGTTTTTTATTTTATCCCAATTTCCTCATCAGTAAGGTAGCAGGCCGGATCTGGCGCCCAGATGTCTCCATAGTAGGCCTCTGCCCTGGCCCTAAAATTTCCAGCACAAATGTTTAAAAAGCGGCAAGAGGCACACCGACCTTTTACATAGGCTTTTTTGGTTTTCAGTTTGGCCAAAAGTTCGATATTTGGATCATCCCATATCTCAGAGAAGGGCCTTTCCAGAACATTGCCAAAGGTGTGGTTGCGCCAAAATTGGTCCGCATGCACGCTGCCATCCCAGGAAATACAGCCAATGCCTCGACCGGAGTTGTTTCCTTCATTAAATTGCAAAAGCTCGTACACTTCTTCTGCCCGCTTAGGGTTTTCTTTAAGAAGCCGCAAGTAAACGTAGGGGCCATCGGCATGGTTATCAACGGTCAGGACCTCTTTTGGTTTTCCTGCGTCAAAAAGCTTTTTGGTTTCATCCATGATCAGGTCAACCATGTCCCTTGTTTCCTGATGCCCCAAGTCTTCTTTGATTAGTTCGGAGCCACGTCCCGAATAAACAAGATGGTAAAAACAGACGCGGGGGATTTCCATATCGTCTAGTAATTGAAAAATTTTGGGGATTTCTCCCACGTTTCTTTTGTTGATAGTGAAGCGCAACCCTACTTTCAGACCTTCGGCCTGGCAATTTTCCACGCCTTCCAGGGCCTTTTTAAAGGCTCCGGGAACGCCTCGAAAGCGGTCGTGTACTTCCTCGCCTCCATCCAGGGAAATGCCCACATAAGACAGGCCCACATCTTT contains:
- the hemB gene encoding porphobilinogen synthase, whose product is MSGFYRGRRLRRTTEIRELVRETEIRPKDLIQPYFVVETEDKNFACEVPSMPGQYQLSIPKLLDKIGQAVDNGLKSLILFGIPAHKDETGSQAYAENGIIQQAVKAIKDKYPQLVVITDVCLCEYTSHGHCGLIKDRYVQNDPTLKLLGQTALSHVRAGADMVAPSDMMDGRIQAIRAILDENGYTEIPIMSYAVKYASSFYGPFRDAAGSAPQFGDRRSYQMDPANSVEAMREAQADIDEGADIIMVKPALPYLDIVRKIRDNFFVPVAAYQVSGEYSLIKAAAAQNWVDEKGIVMESLISIKRAGADLILSYFTEQVLKWIK
- a CDS encoding glycosyltransferase family 4 protein; translation: MRILHVLSQRPDSTGSGIYIRAMIREAIKKGYKNYLLAGLPKGEDLTDFELAPKCSSYVYFQGQDLSFPIVGMSDVMPYPSKRFCDLSSDELEAYEKCFAAKLENMVQTFKPDIIHTHHLWLVSALVRELFPHLPQVTTCHGSDLRQFQNCPHLQERVLGPCQKIDAVLALSRAQKDDIVRFYQIEERKIHVVGAGYNDDLFCPEIKPTPPPVHLVYAGKLSRAKGVPWLLRALLRLLDDGEEFVLHLVGGGSGTEKETCLKLAEKFGPRCRVYGLISQQELARVLKQGHIFILPSFFEGLPLVLLEALACGCRLVATNLPGVLEVLGRNRKVSGYISLVPLPRLQQVDVPVQEDEEKFIHDLVQCLKKQIRGAQREPQLDLTKVGDLLKFYSWSAVFARVEKVYDLVLKS
- the ahbC gene encoding 12,18-didecarboxysiroheme deacetylase, which produces MIGISKLYCANIEPSDALRYGRKSKELPSHLLQFSKDKKPVVVWNMTRRCNLKCVHCYARAVDPEGKDEISTEQAKQIIDDLAAYGAPVMLFSGGEPLVRQDLTELAHYAVGKGMRAVISTNGTLITKEKAKELKDVGLSYVGISLDGGEEVHDRFRGVPGAFKKALEGVENCQAEGLKVGLRFTINKRNVGEIPKIFQLLDDMEIPRVCFYHLVYSGRGSELIKEDLGHQETRDMVDLIMDETKKLFDAGKPKEVLTVDNHADGPYVYLRLLKENPKRAEEVYELLQFNEGNNSGRGIGCISWDGSVHADQFWRNHTFGNVLERPFSEIWDDPNIELLAKLKTKKAYVKGRCASCRFLNICAGNFRARAEAYYGDIWAPDPACYLTDEEIGIK